A stretch of Lysinibacillus agricola DNA encodes these proteins:
- a CDS encoding MFS transporter — MQQEGNTKIWTKRFISLFLTNISVFFVFYGLVTTLPLYAIGELHQTDKEAGLLLSGFLLSAIIVRPFSGKLLDVFGKKKLLVISIAGYFLCTVLYLFIHPFGLLLGLRFIQGIFFSIITTAAGSLAADIVPANRKGAGLGYFTMSTNLAVVIGPFIGLLLIQYSSFNVLFIVMSICILAGGILAVTLNTDDLPKPAHQGKLTFKFDDLFERKALPVAAIASLVAFSYASVLSFLSVYAQQKDLMSVASLFYAVFAAAMLITRPYTGKLYDTKGPQFVIIPGIIFFAIGLVMLAFVAGPALFLFAAVFIGFGYGAVTTSLQALAVQSTAHTRSGYATATYFTMFDLGIALGSYILGIVAVQAGYASVYLTGAGLLVFVFIIYLVRLAKIKSKKVAHV, encoded by the coding sequence ATGCAGCAAGAGGGGAACACAAAAATCTGGACGAAGCGGTTTATTAGTCTCTTTTTAACAAATATCTCGGTATTTTTTGTTTTCTATGGATTGGTCACGACTTTGCCGCTTTATGCGATTGGTGAGCTGCACCAGACAGACAAGGAAGCGGGATTGTTACTGTCGGGGTTTTTATTATCAGCCATTATCGTTCGTCCCTTTTCAGGTAAACTATTAGATGTCTTTGGGAAGAAAAAGCTTTTAGTTATTTCGATTGCCGGCTATTTTTTATGTACGGTTTTATATTTATTCATTCATCCTTTTGGACTTTTACTAGGATTACGTTTTATTCAAGGTATCTTCTTTAGTATTATTACAACAGCAGCTGGGTCTTTAGCTGCGGATATTGTGCCAGCAAATCGTAAAGGTGCAGGTCTAGGCTATTTCACGATGTCTACTAACTTAGCAGTAGTAATTGGGCCATTTATCGGTTTACTGCTTATTCAATATAGTAGCTTCAATGTACTTTTTATTGTTATGAGTATTTGTATATTAGCAGGGGGTATCCTAGCTGTAACTCTGAATACAGATGATTTACCCAAGCCTGCACATCAAGGTAAATTGACATTTAAATTTGATGATTTATTCGAACGTAAAGCACTCCCAGTAGCGGCTATTGCTAGTTTAGTAGCTTTCTCATATGCAAGTGTTTTATCGTTTTTATCAGTGTACGCACAGCAAAAAGATCTAATGTCTGTAGCAAGTCTTTTTTATGCAGTTTTTGCAGCTGCTATGCTTATTACACGCCCTTATACAGGAAAGCTTTATGATACAAAAGGGCCGCAATTTGTTATTATTCCTGGTATTATATTCTTTGCAATCGGGCTTGTTATGCTCGCATTTGTCGCAGGACCGGCATTATTTTTATTTGCAGCCGTTTTTATTGGATTTGGCTACGGGGCAGTGACAACAAGCTTACAGGCATTGGCTGTACAATCTACGGCACATACGCGCAGTGGTTATGCAACTGCAACGTACTTTACGATGTTTGATCTCGGGATTGCCCTCGGTTCTTATATTTTAGGGATAGTGGCAGTGCAAGCGGGCTATGCTTCTGTTTATCTAACTGGTGCAGGGCTACTGGTCTTTGTCTTTATCATTTATTTAGTACGTTTAGCAAAAATAAAATCCAAAAAAGTAGCACATGTATAA
- a CDS encoding C40 family peptidase: MKKNKKYRWGLKLATLALSSSVLFSTIDTASAATYTVKSGDSLWKIANQHGVSYQTLMTMNNLSSTTIRVGQKLNLNTSVASAPKPTTNLVQIAKQQLGVKYTFGGSKPSTGFDCSGYITYVFNNAGIPTARTSAAGFYNTAKKVSTPQVGDLVFFANTYKAGISHVGIYIGNNQMINASDSGVNIANINSSYWKKHFVGYGRL, from the coding sequence ATGAAAAAGAATAAAAAGTATAGATGGGGATTGAAATTAGCTACATTGGCATTAAGTTCTTCTGTACTTTTTTCAACGATTGACACAGCATCAGCAGCAACTTACACAGTAAAATCTGGTGATTCTTTATGGAAAATTGCCAATCAGCACGGTGTTTCTTATCAAACATTGATGACAATGAATAACTTATCTTCTACAACAATTCGCGTCGGACAAAAGTTAAACCTCAATACCTCGGTAGCTTCTGCACCTAAACCAACAACTAACCTAGTACAAATTGCTAAACAACAATTAGGTGTAAAATACACATTTGGTGGAAGTAAACCGAGCACAGGTTTTGATTGCTCTGGCTATATCACTTACGTTTTTAATAATGCTGGTATTCCGACAGCTCGTACGTCAGCAGCAGGTTTTTACAATACAGCTAAAAAAGTAAGTACACCTCAAGTAGGTGATTTAGTATTTTTTGCTAATACATATAAAGCTGGTATCTCACATGTAGGCATTTACATTGGAAATAATCAAATGATTAATGCAAGTGACAGTGGCGTTAATATTGCTAACATCAATAGCTCTTATTGGAAAAAGCACTTTGTTGGATATGGTCGTTTATAG
- a CDS encoding ribonuclease HI family protein → MLEVNIDAASAGNPGPSGIGIFIKGEGHHIQISEYIGQANNHIAEFTALVRGLEEAQKLGSNLVSVRSDSKIVVASMEKEYVKNEEFKPYLEQALTLAGSFDLFFIKWVPDAQNKAADALARKAIQKEKN, encoded by the coding sequence ATGTTAGAAGTAAATATAGATGCTGCTAGTGCAGGAAATCCTGGTCCCAGTGGTATTGGAATATTTATTAAAGGAGAAGGCCATCATATACAAATCAGCGAGTATATAGGGCAAGCCAATAACCATATTGCCGAGTTTACTGCCTTAGTACGTGGCCTTGAAGAAGCACAAAAGCTTGGTTCAAACCTCGTCTCAGTGCGCTCTGATTCAAAAATTGTTGTAGCCTCTATGGAAAAAGAATATGTGAAAAATGAGGAATTTAAACCTTATCTTGAGCAGGCACTTACACTTGCAGGTAGCTTCGATTTATTTTTCATCAAATGGGTTCCAGATGCGCAAAATAAAGCTGCAGATGCACTTGCACGTAAAGCGATTCAAAAAGAAAAAAATTAA
- a CDS encoding zinc-finger domain-containing protein yields the protein MDKVTVMKDIDELHDMYCADCLVIKQLRKERGKPGAHRFCIEACTVGERLQFLGEELLKVYSK from the coding sequence TTGGATAAAGTGACGGTTATGAAAGATATTGATGAACTGCATGATATGTATTGCGCTGATTGCTTAGTGATAAAGCAATTACGAAAAGAGCGTGGTAAACCTGGAGCTCATCGTTTTTGTATTGAAGCCTGCACAGTAGGGGAGCGACTACAGTTTCTTGGAGAAGAACTCTTGAAGGTATATAGTAAATAA
- a CDS encoding SEC-C domain-containing protein, protein MVKRNDPCPCGSGKKYKKCCEGKQQVTVEAVAIEELERVLQTFYLEYPERKDVRAYIEHVGTWQPKLESVLQRELIEAIALDDFFFHQDPSIWKCYLKKTKKKAVRPSTLKVLEGWSQPNLFIGSVSVVEEKYFKAIHVLTNEEIYIRRENDKPIPEGMHVFAFILPDGTKKSEHYLAVSTLIFFPEDHAKVFEQLKKNFEASEKKVGAFLKEEHLSFWELLVSNGYKGEEFTNFESNVLTQVKDFLEQNDRETAPMLEILEDYLIEGQPSARKEAAIAAGAIRYGQEKELFESLSLTVKEIAATFDISASSLTKYYQDLSNYAATK, encoded by the coding sequence ATGGTAAAACGTAATGATCCATGCCCATGCGGTAGCGGCAAAAAATATAAAAAATGTTGTGAAGGTAAACAGCAGGTTACAGTTGAAGCTGTAGCAATCGAAGAATTAGAGCGTGTATTACAAACATTTTACTTAGAATATCCTGAACGCAAAGATGTTCGTGCATATATCGAGCATGTAGGCACATGGCAGCCTAAATTAGAGAGCGTACTACAAAGAGAGCTAATTGAGGCAATCGCGTTAGACGACTTCTTCTTCCATCAAGATCCATCTATTTGGAAATGTTACTTAAAGAAAACGAAGAAAAAAGCGGTAAGACCTTCTACCTTAAAAGTGCTAGAAGGCTGGTCACAACCTAATTTATTTATTGGTTCGGTGTCAGTTGTAGAAGAAAAATATTTCAAGGCTATACATGTGTTAACAAATGAAGAAATTTATATTCGTCGCGAAAATGACAAGCCAATTCCTGAAGGTATGCATGTTTTTGCATTCATCTTACCAGATGGTACAAAAAAATCAGAGCATTATTTAGCTGTTTCAACGCTTATCTTCTTCCCTGAAGACCATGCAAAGGTATTTGAGCAATTGAAGAAAAATTTTGAGGCGTCAGAGAAGAAGGTTGGAGCATTCTTAAAAGAAGAGCATTTATCCTTCTGGGAGTTACTTGTTTCAAATGGTTATAAAGGCGAAGAATTCACTAACTTTGAGAGCAATGTACTAACACAAGTTAAAGATTTCCTTGAGCAAAATGATCGTGAAACAGCTCCTATGTTAGAGATTTTAGAGGACTATTTAATTGAAGGACAACCATCTGCACGTAAAGAGGCTGCTATTGCTGCTGGCGCGATTCGATATGGTCAGGAAAAAGAGCTATTCGAGTCGCTATCATTGACAGTAAAAGAAATTGCGGCGACGTTCGATATTTCAGCTTCCTCTCTCACAAAATATTATCAAGACTTAAGTAACTATGCTGCAACTAAATAA
- the pepF gene encoding oligoendopeptidase F: MGILPLRKDVPVEETWDLKDLLENDADFEPALAQLVEEALNFERKYQGTITDAQKVIDVLTAFEALQKSIVPIGTYASLNIQADRTDDVAQMRSAKYSTAVGKISSALSFVRSELLALDETILQEAAKLSPIYKVYLEELLKQKPHQLHPEVEKALAAFSSTFKAPYETYNTTKLVDMHFGQFEANGEKYPLSFVLYENNWEFEADTNVRRAAFEAFSSKLRDYQHTTAKIYNTHIQQEKTMADLRGFDSIIDYLLFDQDVDRTLYNRQIDLITKELAPHMRRYAKLIQQANGIEKMTFADLKIALDPDYDPKLTMAEAKGYVEKALAVMGEDYKNLIEKAFNERWIDYSLNNGKSTGAFCSSPYGSHPYILMSWNERMNEVFTLIHELGHAGHFANAHAHQSYFNSRPSLYFIEAPSTMNEMLLANYLLTHNDDLRFKRWVISNIVSKTYYHNFVTHLLEAAYQRKVYELIDAGEAVNATVLNQLKRSVLEDFWGDTVDISEGAELTWMRQPHYYMGLYPYTYSAGLTISTQVSQRILKEGSAAVDEWLAVLQAGGTKSPVELAQMAGVDITTEQPLRDTISYIGHLIDELEQLTMEMEAIKG; encoded by the coding sequence ATGGGGATTTTACCATTACGAAAAGATGTACCAGTAGAAGAAACGTGGGATTTAAAGGATTTACTTGAAAACGATGCAGATTTTGAGCCGGCTTTAGCTCAGCTTGTAGAGGAAGCACTAAACTTTGAACGCAAATATCAAGGTACAATTACGGATGCACAAAAGGTGATTGATGTTTTAACAGCTTTTGAAGCATTACAAAAAAGCATTGTTCCTATTGGCACTTATGCCAGCTTAAATATTCAAGCAGATCGTACAGATGACGTAGCTCAAATGCGTTCTGCAAAATACAGTACAGCAGTCGGAAAAATTAGTAGTGCACTATCTTTTGTACGCAGTGAATTACTAGCCCTAGATGAGACAATTTTACAAGAAGCTGCGAAGTTGAGCCCTATTTACAAGGTTTACTTAGAGGAATTGTTAAAGCAAAAGCCTCATCAGCTACATCCAGAAGTGGAAAAAGCATTAGCTGCATTTAGCTCAACTTTTAAGGCGCCTTATGAAACGTATAATACGACAAAGCTAGTTGATATGCATTTTGGCCAGTTTGAGGCAAACGGTGAAAAGTATCCACTGAGCTTTGTATTATACGAAAATAACTGGGAGTTTGAGGCTGATACAAATGTACGCCGTGCTGCATTTGAAGCATTTTCTAGTAAGTTACGCGATTATCAGCACACAACTGCAAAAATTTATAACACGCATATTCAACAGGAAAAAACAATGGCTGATTTACGTGGCTTCGACTCTATCATTGATTATTTACTGTTTGATCAGGATGTTGATCGTACGCTTTATAATCGTCAAATAGATCTTATTACAAAAGAGCTTGCGCCTCATATGCGCCGTTACGCAAAGCTGATTCAACAAGCGAATGGCATCGAGAAAATGACATTTGCTGACTTAAAAATAGCACTTGATCCAGATTACGATCCGAAATTAACAATGGCTGAAGCAAAGGGGTATGTTGAAAAAGCATTAGCAGTTATGGGCGAGGATTACAAGAACTTGATTGAAAAGGCGTTTAACGAGCGCTGGATTGATTATTCACTAAACAATGGAAAATCCACGGGTGCATTTTGTTCAAGTCCATATGGTAGTCATCCGTATATTTTAATGTCTTGGAATGAGCGTATGAATGAGGTATTCACTCTTATCCATGAGCTAGGACATGCAGGTCATTTTGCGAATGCACATGCTCATCAATCTTATTTTAACAGCCGTCCTTCGTTATACTTTATCGAGGCACCATCAACAATGAATGAAATGCTACTAGCGAATTATTTACTAACCCATAACGATGATCTTCGTTTCAAACGCTGGGTTATTTCTAATATTGTGTCTAAAACGTATTATCATAACTTCGTCACGCACTTACTAGAGGCAGCATATCAACGAAAAGTATATGAATTAATTGACGCTGGTGAAGCTGTTAATGCCACGGTTTTAAATCAATTAAAACGTTCTGTCCTTGAAGATTTCTGGGGCGATACTGTCGATATTTCCGAAGGCGCAGAGCTTACTTGGATGCGTCAGCCACACTATTATATGGGCTTATATCCTTACACATATAGTGCAGGCTTAACGATTTCTACACAAGTATCTCAGCGTATATTAAAGGAAGGCAGTGCAGCTGTTGATGAATGGTTAGCTGTCCTTCAAGCTGGTGGCACGAAATCACCTGTAGAGCTAGCTCAAATGGCAGGTGTAGATATTACAACAGAGCAGCCGCTTCGAGATACGATTTCTTATATTGGTCACCTCATTGATGAACTTGAACAATTAACAATGGAAATGGAAGCTATAAAAGGCTAA